A genomic window from Candidatus Pelagisphaera phototrophica includes:
- a CDS encoding GDP-mannose 4,6-dehydratase has translation MDFSSNHTRTNIASIYNISENSRIHGIVRIVVTSTCETNGTAQLIPINEENPLGTQSPYSSTKIAVKQNALSYFCPVDFPV, from the coding sequence CTGGATTTCTCGTCAAACCACACCAGGACGAATATAGCTAGCATATATAACATTTCTGAAAATTCGCGAATACATGGGATCGTTCGAATAGTTGTGACCTCGACATGTGAGACCAATGGGACAGCTCAGTTGATCCCAATTAACGAGGAGAACCCTTTAGGCACCCAGTCACCCTATTCATCAACTAAAATCGCAGTTAAACAGAATGCACTAAGCTATTTTTGTCCAGTCGATTTTCCAGTTTGA
- the atpD gene encoding F0F1 ATP synthase subunit beta yields MSNTGKILQVIGPVVDVQFSKDALPSIYQALTIDFTVSGENQKLTLEVQQHLGEGVVRSVAMSSTEGLKRDMEVTDSGAPISVPVGEGVLGRIFNVTGDAVDDRGPVKYDKHYPIHRPAPPLTEQDTKANILETGIKVIDLICPFIKGGKVGAFGGAGVGKTVVIMELINNIAKTHGGYSLFAGVGERSREGNDLYHEMSDSGVIDQENLENSKVALVYGQMNEPPGARMRVALSALSMAEYFRDEKNQDVLLFVDNIFRFSQAGSEVSALLGRSPSAVGYQPTLSSEMGTLQERITSTKKGSVTSFQAVYVPADDLTDPAPANTFAHLDSTIVLERAIADLGIYPAVDPLSSVSKALEPAVVGDEHYDVARGVQRVLQRYNDLQDIIAILGLDELSPEDKQTVYRARKIQKFLSQPFNVAEVFTGFPGKIVPVADTIKGFKMILDGELDHIAENDFYMKGGIDEVLEASSKE; encoded by the coding sequence ATGAGTAACACTGGAAAAATCCTCCAAGTAATCGGCCCTGTCGTGGACGTCCAATTTTCTAAAGACGCTTTGCCTTCGATTTATCAAGCGTTGACAATTGATTTCACTGTCTCCGGTGAAAATCAGAAACTGACTCTAGAAGTGCAACAGCATTTAGGTGAAGGAGTTGTCCGCTCGGTCGCGATGTCTTCCACCGAAGGTCTCAAACGGGACATGGAGGTCACAGATTCGGGAGCTCCCATTTCGGTTCCCGTGGGCGAGGGAGTTTTGGGACGCATTTTCAATGTAACAGGGGACGCTGTAGACGATCGAGGTCCTGTTAAATATGATAAGCACTACCCGATTCACCGTCCAGCACCTCCTCTAACTGAGCAAGACACCAAGGCCAATATTCTGGAAACCGGAATTAAGGTCATCGATCTCATTTGCCCTTTCATCAAGGGGGGTAAGGTTGGCGCCTTTGGTGGTGCGGGTGTAGGCAAGACCGTTGTTATCATGGAGTTGATTAACAACATCGCCAAGACCCATGGTGGTTATTCACTATTCGCAGGGGTGGGGGAGCGTTCTCGTGAAGGTAACGATTTGTATCACGAAATGTCCGACTCAGGCGTTATTGATCAAGAGAATCTCGAAAACTCAAAAGTGGCTCTGGTATACGGACAGATGAACGAGCCACCAGGAGCCCGTATGCGCGTGGCTCTCTCCGCTCTTTCCATGGCGGAATACTTCCGCGATGAGAAGAATCAGGACGTACTTTTATTCGTCGACAACATTTTCCGTTTCTCTCAAGCGGGATCGGAGGTATCCGCTTTGCTAGGACGTTCGCCTTCTGCTGTTGGGTACCAGCCGACACTCTCTTCTGAAATGGGTACACTTCAGGAGCGTATTACTTCCACGAAGAAGGGTTCGGTAACGTCTTTCCAGGCTGTCTATGTTCCAGCGGACGATTTGACGGACCCTGCTCCGGCGAATACATTTGCCCACCTCGATTCAACGATCGTTCTGGAACGTGCGATTGCCGACTTGGGAATCTATCCGGCAGTTGACCCTCTCTCCTCGGTTTCCAAAGCGCTCGAACCTGCAGTTGTGGGCGACGAGCACTACGATGTCGCTCGCGGTGTCCAGCGCGTTCTGCAACGTTACAACGATTTACAGGATATCATCGCAATCTTGGGACTCGATGAGTTATCTCCAGAGGACAAGCAAACCGTCTATCGGGCCCGAAAGATCCAAAAATTCCTATCGCAGCCCTTCAATGTGGCGGAAGTATTCACTGGCTTCCCCGGCAAGATCGTTCCTGTGGCCGACACGATTAAAGGATTCAAGATGATCCTAGATGGTGAGCTCGATCACATCGCTGAAAACGACTTCTACATGAAGGGTGGAATCGACGAAGTTCTCGAAGCCTCCAGTAAGGAGTAA
- a CDS encoding glycosyltransferase produces MQLIVLGMHRSGTSALGRILNMMGAYFGDEGSGTGANEENPKGFWERRDVRELNDDILNSADCDWNRISAFEVDKLSASVKKSFKTRSAKIILEMDGHRPWFLKEPRLCLLFELWKDQLEIPIVIHIYRNPIEVAQSLYKRNKIPNSTGIALWEKYNSTAFQASIGKPRIIISHRNLMIDPIAETSKLYNQLNEFGVPNLRMPSKRELSSFIQKDLYRQKFSDKDLPLFLTRQQTRLFREIKSEKILHHKKLPEVSTATVKNLLQYEESLQQQEYELSEYLNKNQKSIIVQSNDRIASLKIELTKKESQRKLIKGELDQSRRDHGALKREFKALGEKESKARIEMKQVFGKELESLKGKLGEKEVQRELIKGELDQSRRDHGALKREFKALGEKESKARIEMKQVFGKELESLKGKLGEKEVQRKLIKGELDQSRRDHGALKREFKALGEKESKARIEMKQVFEKELELLKGKLGEKEVQRKLIKGELDQSRRDHGALKREFKALGEKESKARIEMKQVFEKELELLKGKLGEKEGQRKLIKEATEREFIYKERINKLTAINAANEAEKMQSLKRIEDIEKILAIEREKVIEIEALSEKELESLKGKLGEKEGQRKLIKGELDLFRINLDLVEQNAKDTIKEATEREFIYKERINKLTAINAANEAEKMHTLRKIEDIEKILAIEREKVNEIEALSGKELESLKGKLGEKEGQIKLIKGELDLFRINLDLVEQNAKDTIKEATEREFIYKERINKLTAINAANEAEKMNTLIKIEGIEKTLAIEREKVIEIGERYSNQEDYFKLRIDEFKLKQLHDLETSNRIKNRLEFQIKRQNLHSEFLRNFSINLEQFVTIQKEYCKKLLDEIEKLANSNWKKYSQFIYIAISKFFKSFESQNPNDYIDNLKENYLKIVSCQNLSLQSIQELLKENIHSTSINYINEYGKISLVPINDYCIDTSMMKLDIVVCVHNALEDVKNCLESIKKHTHLNYFLYIVDDGSDIDTQKYLQKYSRQNTQTILITNEKPIGYTKSANIGLRASTADYVILLNSDTIVTPNWGSKLIQCGERDTSIGIIGPLSNAASWQSIPERYSPEGDWMVNEIPSNMKIEEMGRLVSNISKREYPKVALLNGFCFAIKRRVIESIGFFDEESFPQGYGEENDYCFRAVAAGYQLAIADDTYIFHAKSKSFTHEGRRRLAKEGGEKLKELHGKESIDSAVKTLRESRTLGNMRKAVRFSINFEEDSFDNGFINTKLRVLFLLPVSGGGGGVHSIVQETIGIRKLGRYARIAVPLKHKVKYQLAYPNEWREVFHFYDSKNELFSYACNFNVVVATIFTSVKLLSEIIDRYSNIIPAYYIQDYEPWIVDKKSELYNEALNSYNLVSPNNCFAKTKWLCDTLMKKHNVKVHKIKPSVDHNIYYCARSKQDSKNKTINICAMIRPKTPRRNAEMTMKVLSKVKNSNPEFINILIFGCDEEDPFFKNCHRNFDYSNYGHITREGVSKILRKSHIFLDLSVYQAFGRTGLEAMACGCVPVLPKSGGVYEYAISRVNAAIVDTNEGSENEIIDNINSLLKDRSKLSDYREEGIKTAKRFTIEESAWSEIAFFEKITRNPRTINK; encoded by the coding sequence ATGCAGTTAATTGTCCTTGGAATGCATCGATCGGGCACGTCAGCTTTAGGTCGCATATTGAATATGATGGGTGCCTATTTTGGTGATGAAGGTAGTGGTACCGGTGCCAACGAGGAGAATCCCAAGGGATTTTGGGAAAGACGAGATGTGCGCGAGCTAAACGATGACATTTTGAATTCTGCAGATTGTGATTGGAATCGGATTAGTGCCTTTGAAGTAGACAAACTTAGCGCATCCGTCAAAAAATCGTTTAAAACTCGGTCTGCAAAGATCATTCTAGAAATGGATGGCCATAGGCCTTGGTTTTTAAAGGAACCAAGACTTTGTCTCCTCTTTGAGCTGTGGAAAGATCAGTTAGAAATTCCGATAGTTATTCATATTTATAGAAACCCGATCGAAGTAGCACAAAGCTTATACAAAAGAAACAAGATTCCAAATAGTACCGGAATTGCATTATGGGAAAAATATAATTCGACCGCATTTCAAGCTTCTATAGGCAAGCCTCGAATCATCATATCTCATAGAAATTTGATGATCGATCCGATAGCTGAAACTTCAAAATTATATAATCAGCTTAATGAATTTGGAGTTCCGAATCTAAGAATGCCTTCGAAGAGAGAACTTTCGTCTTTTATTCAAAAAGATTTATATAGGCAAAAATTTTCAGATAAGGATCTGCCACTTTTCCTGACACGACAACAAACGCGTCTCTTTAGGGAGATCAAAAGTGAGAAAATACTTCATCACAAAAAGCTCCCAGAGGTTTCAACGGCAACGGTAAAGAATCTACTACAATACGAAGAATCCCTTCAGCAACAAGAGTATGAGTTGTCTGAGTATTTGAACAAAAATCAGAAGTCTATAATTGTGCAATCCAATGATAGGATAGCCTCTCTGAAAATCGAGTTAACCAAAAAGGAAAGCCAAAGGAAACTGATAAAAGGTGAACTCGACCAGTCACGTAGGGACCATGGGGCCCTCAAGCGTGAATTCAAGGCGCTCGGCGAAAAGGAATCGAAAGCCAGGATTGAAATGAAGCAGGTTTTCGGAAAGGAACTTGAATCGCTCAAGGGCAAGTTGGGGGAGAAGGAGGTTCAACGGGAACTGATAAAAGGTGAGCTCGACCAGTCACGTAGGGACCATGGGGCCCTCAAGCGTGAATTCAAGGCGCTCGGCGAAAAGGAATCGAAAGCCAGGATTGAAATGAAGCAGGTTTTCGGAAAGGAACTTGAATCGCTCAAGGGCAAGTTGGGGGAGAAGGAGGTTCAACGGAAACTGATAAAAGGTGAACTCGACCAGTCACGTAGGGACCATGGGGCCCTCAAGCGTGAATTCAAGGCGCTCGGCGAAAAGGAATCGAAAGCCAGGATTGAAATGAAGCAGGTGTTCGAAAAGGAACTAGAATTGCTCAAGGGCAAGTTGGGGGAGAAGGAGGTTCAACGGAAACTGATAAAAGGTGAACTCGACCAGTCACGTAGGGACCATGGGGCCCTCAAGCGTGAATTCAAGGCGCTCGGCGAAAAGGAATCGAAAGCCAGGATTGAAATGAAGCAGGTTTTCGAAAAGGAACTAGAATTGCTCAAGGGCAAGTTGGGGGAGAAGGAGGGTCAAAGAAAACTGATAAAAGAGGCGACTGAAAGAGAGTTTATATATAAAGAACGTATCAATAAACTAACTGCGATAAATGCGGCAAACGAAGCCGAAAAAATGCAATCCCTCAAAAGGATTGAAGACATTGAAAAGATCTTAGCAATAGAAAGAGAAAAGGTTATTGAAATTGAGGCACTCAGCGAAAAGGAACTTGAATCGCTCAAGGGCAAGTTGGGGGAGAAGGAGGGTCAAAGAAAACTGATAAAAGGGGAGCTCGACTTGTTTAGAATTAACCTAGATCTAGTCGAACAAAATGCAAAAGATACTATAAAAGAGGCGACTGAAAGAGAGTTTATATATAAAGAACGTATCAATAAACTAACTGCGATAAATGCGGCAAACGAAGCCGAAAAAATGCATACCCTCAGAAAGATTGAAGACATTGAAAAGATCTTAGCAATAGAAAGAGAAAAAGTTAATGAAATTGAGGCACTCAGCGGAAAGGAACTTGAATCACTCAAGGGCAAGTTGGGGGAGAAGGAGGGTCAAATAAAACTGATAAAAGGGGAGCTCGACTTGTTTAGAATTAACCTAGATCTAGTCGAACAAAATGCAAAAGATACTATAAAAGAGGCGACTGAAAGAGAGTTTATATATAAAGAACGTATCAATAAACTCACTGCGATAAATGCGGCAAACGAAGCCGAAAAAATGAATACCCTCATAAAGATTGAAGGCATTGAAAAGACCTTAGCAATAGAAAGAGAAAAAGTTATTGAAATTGGAGAGAGGTATTCTAACCAAGAAGACTATTTTAAACTTAGAATCGATGAATTTAAACTGAAACAGTTACACGATTTGGAAACTTCTAATAGAATTAAAAATAGATTAGAATTTCAAATAAAAAGACAAAATCTCCATTCAGAGTTTTTGCGTAATTTTTCAATAAATTTAGAGCAATTTGTTACTATTCAAAAGGAATATTGCAAAAAATTATTAGACGAAATTGAAAAACTAGCCAATTCCAATTGGAAGAAATATAGTCAATTCATTTACATAGCAATCAGTAAGTTTTTCAAAAGTTTTGAATCGCAAAATCCAAATGATTACATAGATAATTTGAAAGAAAATTATCTCAAAATAGTTTCTTGTCAAAATCTTTCTCTTCAATCTATACAGGAACTTCTCAAAGAAAATATACATTCTACTAGTATAAATTATATAAATGAGTATGGAAAAATAAGCCTAGTACCTATTAATGACTATTGCATAGACACTAGTATGATGAAACTCGATATCGTTGTTTGCGTGCACAATGCCCTTGAAGACGTGAAAAATTGTTTAGAGTCGATTAAGAAACATACACATTTAAATTATTTCTTATATATAGTAGATGACGGTTCCGACATTGATACACAGAAGTACCTTCAAAAATATAGTAGGCAAAACACACAGACTATTCTAATTACAAATGAAAAACCAATTGGCTATACAAAGTCAGCTAACATTGGATTAAGAGCTAGCACTGCTGATTATGTTATTTTATTAAATAGTGATACCATTGTAACCCCAAATTGGGGTAGTAAGTTAATACAGTGTGGAGAAAGAGATACTAGTATTGGAATCATCGGACCACTATCCAACGCTGCAAGTTGGCAATCGATACCAGAACGCTATAGCCCGGAAGGTGATTGGATGGTTAACGAAATCCCATCTAATATGAAAATTGAAGAAATGGGTAGATTGGTATCAAATATTTCCAAAAGAGAGTATCCAAAAGTTGCTTTGTTGAATGGTTTCTGTTTCGCAATTAAACGGCGAGTTATTGAAAGCATTGGTTTCTTTGATGAAGAGTCGTTTCCACAAGGATACGGGGAGGAAAATGACTATTGCTTTAGAGCAGTCGCGGCTGGGTATCAACTTGCTATCGCAGACGATACTTATATATTTCACGCAAAATCCAAAAGTTTTACACATGAAGGTAGGAGGCGGCTGGCAAAAGAAGGTGGAGAAAAGCTAAAAGAGCTACACGGAAAAGAGAGTATTGATTCCGCAGTAAAGACTCTCCGCGAATCACGTACTTTGGGCAATATGCGAAAAGCAGTACGGTTTTCAATAAATTTTGAGGAAGATTCTTTCGACAATGGTTTCATAAATACTAAATTAAGAGTTCTATTCCTCTTGCCTGTAAGTGGTGGTGGTGGCGGTGTTCACTCTATAGTTCAAGAAACTATTGGTATCAGAAAGCTCGGTAGATACGCTAGAATTGCTGTTCCATTAAAACATAAAGTTAAGTACCAATTGGCCTATCCGAACGAATGGCGAGAGGTCTTTCATTTCTATGATTCGAAAAACGAATTATTCTCTTACGCGTGTAATTTTAACGTTGTTGTAGCTACTATCTTTACTTCAGTTAAATTACTTTCAGAAATAATAGATCGTTATTCTAATATAATACCTGCCTACTATATACAAGATTATGAACCTTGGATTGTTGACAAAAAGAGCGAATTATACAACGAAGCACTAAATTCCTACAATTTGGTTTCTCCAAATAACTGCTTTGCAAAAACAAAGTGGCTCTGTGATACATTGATGAAGAAGCATAACGTCAAAGTTCACAAGATTAAACCTAGTGTTGATCATAATATTTATTATTGTGCGAGATCAAAACAAGATTCTAAAAATAAAACAATTAACATATGCGCGATGATTAGGCCCAAAACACCACGACGAAATGCAGAAATGACAATGAAGGTGTTAAGTAAGGTAAAGAATAGCAACCCTGAATTTATTAACATACTTATATTTGGGTGTGATGAGGAGGATCCGTTTTTTAAAAATTGTCATCGAAATTTCGATTATTCTAATTACGGACACATTACCCGGGAAGGAGTTAGTAAAATTCTTAGAAAGAGTCACATTTTTTTAGATCTTTCAGTCTACCAAGCTTTTGGTCGTACTGGGCTCGAAGCCATGGCTTGCGGATGCGTTCCAGTTTTACCCAAGTCAGGGGGCGTTTACGAATATGCGATCAGTCGAGTAAACGCAGCAATTGTAGATACAAATGAGGGAAGTGAAAATGAGATAATCGACAATATAAATTCATTGTTAAAGGATCGATCTAAACTATCAGACTATCGAGAAGAAGGTATAAAGACTGCTAAACGTTTTACAATAGAAGAATCTGCATGGTCTGAAATAGCCTTTTTCGAAAAAATAACTAGAAATCCAAGGACTATAAATAAATGA
- a CDS encoding ABC transporter ATP-binding protein, with amino-acid sequence MSFKEARILIKIENVSKVYEIWKSPASRLLVPFYKWITERIASGRLSEMLNNRINQQLEHFTALSSINFELRRGQAIGIVGRNGAGKSTLLKIITGVLRPTTGTVVKKGRINALLELGTGFNSDLTGIENIYLNGSLIGIKKAELDEKLGDIERFAEIGNFINQPVKRYSSGMKMRLAFAVTTCLDPDVLIIDEALAVGDDAFRRKCYSRIEDLRAKGCALLFVSHAAGTVIQLCDAAILLSAGKMVQKGSPKLVIGTHQRLMNASKEEEGNIIEKIESENLDSQETFDSKQKQKTVSLEGFYDRNLTSKSKVEFEPKGAIIENIRLTDFENNKLNVLEKGKRYRLNYEVSFCENCKSVRFSMLIKTTEGFALGGMVTDQISKGIRSVKKGTRIFLDFYFRCNLTPGTYFINAGVKGLFEETEIFHHRILDALVFRVSEEDNNVITSFVDFDINCKVSTL; translated from the coding sequence ATGTCATTTAAAGAGGCCAGAATACTAATAAAAATAGAAAACGTAAGCAAAGTTTATGAAATATGGAAGTCTCCTGCTTCAAGACTTTTAGTACCCTTTTATAAATGGATAACAGAGAGGATAGCTTCTGGTAGACTTTCTGAAATGCTAAATAATCGCATTAATCAACAGTTAGAGCACTTTACTGCACTTTCATCAATTAACTTTGAGTTGAGACGAGGTCAGGCAATCGGAATAGTCGGTCGCAATGGTGCAGGTAAGTCAACGTTGCTAAAAATCATTACAGGTGTTTTGCGGCCAACTACTGGGACTGTGGTAAAAAAGGGTAGAATCAATGCACTCTTGGAGTTGGGCACTGGCTTCAATTCTGACCTAACAGGAATTGAAAATATCTATCTTAATGGTTCATTGATCGGTATCAAGAAAGCGGAGTTAGATGAGAAATTGGGTGACATTGAGAGGTTCGCTGAAATCGGGAATTTTATTAACCAACCGGTAAAAAGATATTCGTCTGGAATGAAAATGCGTTTAGCTTTTGCTGTTACAACCTGCTTAGATCCTGATGTTCTTATCATCGATGAGGCTCTTGCTGTGGGCGACGACGCGTTTAGAAGAAAGTGCTATTCAAGAATTGAAGATTTGAGGGCTAAAGGTTGTGCACTTTTATTTGTTTCCCATGCAGCTGGAACAGTAATTCAACTTTGTGATGCTGCGATACTCTTGTCTGCGGGTAAGATGGTGCAGAAAGGTTCTCCAAAATTGGTAATCGGTACCCATCAAAGACTGATGAATGCTTCCAAGGAAGAGGAAGGTAATATAATAGAGAAAATTGAATCCGAAAATTTGGATTCACAAGAAACATTCGATAGTAAGCAGAAGCAGAAAACAGTTTCGCTTGAGGGTTTTTATGATCGGAATTTGACCTCGAAAAGCAAAGTAGAATTTGAGCCAAAAGGAGCTATAATTGAAAATATCCGCTTAACTGATTTTGAGAACAACAAACTCAACGTTTTGGAAAAAGGTAAACGGTATAGATTAAATTATGAAGTTTCATTTTGCGAAAATTGCAAATCTGTTAGATTCAGTATGCTCATCAAAACAACTGAAGGATTTGCGTTAGGCGGAATGGTTACCGATCAAATTAGCAAAGGGATAAGAAGCGTAAAAAAAGGAACACGTATATTTTTAGATTTTTATTTTCGTTGTAATTTAACACCTGGAACCTATTTTATTAACGCTGGTGTGAAGGGATTATTCGAAGAGACTGAAATATTTCATCATAGAATTCTTGACGCTTTAGTTTTCAGGGTTAGCGAAGAAGATAACAATGTTATAACTTCATTTGTAGATTTTGATATTAACTGTAAAGTTTCAACCTTGTAG
- the atpC gene encoding ATP synthase F1 subunit epsilon — MNIEIVTPEARVYEDTIESVVMPTTSGEIDILPGHIPIVTEVQAGELIVSKSGTRQSLAISKGFAQCVGDKISILAEDAIHIDEIDESAVEEAQKRAEEALATMEKMSDEEVAMLETQISYARAQILVKRKRK, encoded by the coding sequence ATGAATATCGAAATCGTTACACCAGAGGCCAGAGTCTACGAGGATACGATTGAATCTGTAGTTATGCCGACGACTTCAGGAGAGATCGATATTCTTCCAGGCCACATTCCAATCGTGACCGAGGTACAAGCCGGTGAGCTTATCGTTTCGAAATCCGGAACCCGTCAAAGTTTAGCCATTAGCAAAGGCTTTGCCCAATGCGTAGGCGATAAGATCTCAATTCTAGCAGAAGACGCGATTCACATCGACGAAATCGATGAATCCGCGGTGGAGGAGGCCCAAAAACGTGCGGAAGAGGCTCTCGCCACAATGGAAAAAATGTCCGACGAAGAAGTGGCCATGCTAGAAACACAAATTTCGTATGCTAGAGCACAAATTCTGGTTAAGCGGAAAAGAAAGTAG
- a CDS encoding ABC transporter permease — translation MQNELNKILRDSFFYSKSEFTTKYRDSVIGGLWIVLNPILMLGLYVLVFGYIFGGSFSPSGTKMEYGIGIYVGLSLYGLIGETLSSAPNLILSKSGLVGKISFPLEIIPLTSLLQSIYRFLISIFISLIFAIFYKLEISPILFILPIIVVPVLLLACGIAFLFSALGVFFRDLQNVTNLLSRGLFFASAIFYPINSIPEDIFNYLKYNPVVLAIDSARNLILWGEIPNYNQLIYLYCFSIVTFIVGLTVYRNLKKAFADVI, via the coding sequence ATGCAAAATGAACTAAATAAAATTTTAAGAGATTCGTTCTTCTATTCAAAGTCTGAGTTTACTACCAAATATCGAGATTCGGTTATAGGCGGGCTCTGGATCGTACTAAATCCTATCCTTATGTTAGGATTGTATGTCTTGGTATTTGGATATATCTTTGGGGGAAGCTTTAGTCCTTCAGGTACTAAAATGGAGTATGGAATAGGGATATATGTTGGCCTTTCTCTTTATGGTTTAATTGGTGAAACTCTGAGTTCGGCACCAAACCTAATATTGTCGAAAAGCGGATTGGTTGGTAAGATATCGTTCCCGTTGGAGATTATTCCTCTGACAAGCCTGTTACAATCAATATACAGATTTTTAATATCGATCTTTATTTCTCTCATTTTTGCGATTTTTTATAAATTGGAAATTAGCCCAATTTTGTTTATTTTGCCGATAATAGTGGTACCAGTATTATTATTAGCCTGTGGAATAGCCTTTTTGTTTTCTGCACTAGGTGTTTTTTTTAGAGATCTTCAGAATGTTACTAATTTGCTCAGTAGGGGATTATTTTTCGCTTCCGCGATATTCTATCCAATAAATTCAATACCGGAGGATATTTTTAATTATTTAAAATATAATCCAGTTGTTCTGGCTATTGATTCTGCTCGAAATCTTATATTATGGGGGGAAATCCCAAATTATAACCAACTAATTTATTTATATTGTTTTTCTATCGTAACTTTTATCGTCGGTCTTACAGTGTATCGTAATCTCAAAAAAGCATTCGCAGATGTCATTTAA